Proteins from a genomic interval of Pseudomonas sp. RC10:
- a CDS encoding DUF2790 domain-containing protein, whose translation MKYVAFAALSLFSVFASANELSNTQASAQPVSQTEQYNRHKGLDVAKVTSVKTAQDPEKFDGLVKTDLTYVDSNGVTHNLEYTTMGYGRQNG comes from the coding sequence ATGAAATACGTAGCCTTCGCCGCACTCTCGTTGTTCAGTGTCTTCGCCTCGGCCAATGAGCTGTCCAACACCCAGGCCAGCGCACAGCCAGTGTCTCAAACCGAACAGTACAACCGTCACAAAGGCCTCGACGTTGCCAAGGTCACCAGCGTTAAAACCGCTCAAGACCCTGAAAAGTTTGACGGCCTCGTGAAAACTGACCTGACGTATGTTGATAGCAACGGCGTCACCCATAACCTGGAATACACCACCATGGGTTATGGCCGTCAAAACGGCTGA
- a CDS encoding metallophosphoesterase, with amino-acid sequence MFHLMFSTPCLYVIVRFIWPLPWPLPVRVGAALVLLLASQYHLYAKFSSGSVFSPEFPRGVIILFNWAFGAILLIAVLQLVVDLGALLSLLVRRRWLEIPVTLRYGIGTAALLLAAVGVHQAVRVPPVKDIDVAIKDLPPQFDGYTVLQLTDMHISRLFNQPWAHAVVDRSNALGVDLIVVTGDLIDGPLSARRQDVEPLRNLHAPDGVYVIPGNHEYFFDHETWMRYFASLGMIRLNNSHALIQRNGARLVLAGVTDLSAPRAGLPVPDLKQALAGAPDHTPIILLDHQPRNARLAASQGVALQLSGHTHGGMIRPLDLIIARANEGFVSGFYDVNGLQLYVNNGTALWPGFALRLGVPSELTRITLRRAAEAG; translated from the coding sequence ATGTTTCATCTTATGTTCAGCACGCCTTGCCTGTATGTGATCGTTCGATTCATCTGGCCCCTGCCATGGCCCTTGCCCGTCAGAGTCGGGGCCGCGCTGGTCCTGTTGCTGGCGTCGCAGTACCACCTGTACGCGAAATTTTCCTCCGGCAGCGTGTTCTCGCCGGAGTTTCCCCGTGGGGTGATTATTCTTTTCAACTGGGCATTCGGCGCGATTCTGCTGATCGCGGTGTTGCAGCTCGTCGTTGATCTGGGCGCCCTGCTCAGCCTGCTGGTTCGTCGCCGCTGGCTGGAGATTCCCGTCACGCTGCGCTATGGGATAGGGACTGCGGCGCTGTTACTGGCGGCTGTGGGCGTGCATCAGGCGGTACGGGTCCCGCCGGTCAAGGACATCGATGTGGCCATTAAAGACCTGCCGCCGCAATTCGACGGTTATACCGTTCTGCAATTGACCGATATGCACATCAGTCGCCTCTTTAATCAGCCGTGGGCGCACGCGGTGGTTGATCGTTCCAACGCGCTGGGGGTTGATCTGATCGTGGTCACCGGCGACCTCATCGACGGCCCGCTCAGCGCACGAAGACAAGACGTCGAACCGCTGCGCAATCTGCACGCTCCCGATGGGGTGTATGTGATTCCCGGCAATCACGAGTATTTTTTCGATCACGAAACATGGATGCGCTATTTCGCGTCTCTGGGCATGATCCGCCTGAACAACAGCCATGCACTCATCCAGCGCAACGGCGCTCGTTTAGTCCTCGCTGGCGTCACCGACCTGAGCGCTCCACGGGCCGGTTTGCCGGTTCCGGACCTGAAACAGGCGCTGGCAGGCGCACCCGACCACACGCCGATCATTTTGCTGGACCACCAGCCGCGCAACGCTCGGCTTGCCGCGAGTCAAGGCGTAGCGTTGCAGTTGTCGGGGCATACCCACGGCGGCATGATTCGTCCGCTTGACCTGATCATCGCCCGGGCCAACGAAGGTTTTGTGTCAGGGTTCTATGACGTTAACGGCCTGCAGCTCTACGTTAATAACGGCACCGCGCTATGGCCAGGCTTTGCCTTGCGGCTTGGCGTGCCTTCGGAACTGACACGCATCACGCTCAGGCGGGCAGCCGAGGCGGGATGA
- a CDS encoding NAD(P)-dependent alcohol dehydrogenase codes for MKTYGYAAHNANSPLTHFSFERRELRPDDVAIEILYCGVCHSDLHQARGDWSAFQKTHYPCVPGHEIIGKVVETGRDVSRFSVGQHVAVGTIIDSCSHCDQCRLGEEQMCREYPTVTYNGQDRITHDITLGGYAKHIVVKDHFVLALPEKLDPALAGPLLCAGITVYSPLRTWNVGPGSRVGVIGIGGLGHLAVRFAAAMGANVTVITRTSGKADEAYALGADNVLLSTSDEAMANAASAFDVIIDTIPVAHDLSPYLGLLDVAGALVIVGNLGDMEGFSTLPLIMGRRRITGSPSGGIAQTQEMLDFCARKGIVPDCETIAIQDINHAFERMERGDVRYRFVIDMASLTAA; via the coding sequence ATGAAGACTTATGGATACGCTGCACACAATGCCAACAGCCCACTGACTCATTTTTCCTTCGAACGCCGCGAATTGCGGCCGGATGACGTTGCCATTGAAATCCTCTACTGCGGGGTGTGCCATAGCGACCTGCATCAGGCACGCGGCGATTGGAGCGCCTTCCAAAAGACGCACTACCCCTGCGTGCCGGGCCACGAGATCATTGGCAAAGTGGTCGAAACGGGCCGCGACGTCAGCCGGTTCAGCGTCGGGCAGCACGTGGCGGTCGGGACCATCATCGACAGCTGCTCGCACTGCGATCAGTGCCGACTCGGCGAAGAGCAAATGTGCCGCGAGTACCCGACCGTGACCTATAACGGGCAGGACCGGATCACCCACGACATCACTTTGGGCGGTTACGCCAAACACATCGTCGTCAAAGACCATTTCGTGCTCGCGCTTCCCGAAAAGCTCGATCCAGCCCTCGCGGGCCCGCTGCTGTGTGCCGGGATCACCGTTTACTCCCCGCTGCGCACATGGAACGTCGGCCCCGGCAGCCGCGTGGGCGTCATCGGCATCGGCGGGCTGGGGCATCTGGCCGTGCGTTTCGCCGCAGCGATGGGCGCCAACGTAACGGTCATCACCCGCACGTCCGGGAAGGCCGACGAGGCGTACGCATTGGGCGCTGACAATGTGCTGCTGTCCACCTCGGACGAGGCCATGGCTAACGCCGCGTCAGCCTTTGATGTGATCATCGACACGATTCCCGTCGCCCACGACCTGTCGCCTTATCTGGGGCTGCTGGACGTGGCCGGCGCGCTGGTCATCGTCGGCAATCTGGGTGACATGGAAGGCTTTAGCACCTTGCCGTTGATCATGGGGCGCAGACGCATCACCGGATCGCCCTCCGGCGGCATTGCCCAAACCCAGGAAATGCTCGATTTCTGTGCGCGTAAAGGCATCGTTCCGGACTGCGAAACCATCGCGATCCAGGACATCAATCACGCCTTCGAACGCATGGAGCGCGGCGACGTCCGCTACCGGTTCGTGATCGACATGGCCTCACTGACCGCGGCCTGA